The genomic stretch GAAGGTTCGGCGCTCGAGGCCCCGGGAGAGAAGAAACGCGGCACGACCAGCCAGCGTAGCCCGTTGCGGTTGAGTATCTTTACCTTGTCGTTGCACAGCACGGTCGGGGAAAGCAGGCTGTGGAAATAAAGGCAGGGCTTTCCCTTCCGGTCGCCAAATTCCCAGACCGGCAATTCAGTGCCGTTTTCCAGCGCAACCGAATGCACGAGAACATCGCGGCCATAATGCCGTCTGAGCAATGTCCGCTCCGGACTGGCCGGCGCTCGGCGGCCGAATGCCTCGGTGAAAAATCCCAGCAAACGGAGGGAGAGTGTGCGCGTGAGCGCAGCCTGGCTGGCGACATCGAATTTCTGGAAGATGACCTGTAACTGCTTGCGCTTGGTATCATAGGAGGTATTGAGCGCCGCGGCGGCCTCCTTCAGGTCAAAACCCGCCAGCAGGCAGCCGAGCAGTTGATATTCACTTCCGGTAAGGCGCGCGCCTGAAGTGAGGGTTACCTCTTCGACAAAGGCTTGATCGAGTTCGAGCGCCAGCCAAAGCGCATCATCCGGTACAGAAGACCAATGGCGTCTCAGGTTGAACAGTACAACCAGCCTGCCATTGCATGCGCGAAAAGCAATTCCCTCGTCACCGTTTTCGGGCAGGGCAAGGTTTTCCGGCAGTTTCTCTGTTTCATCGACACTCAAGACCTTGTCGCCGCCGGCGTCGAAGACAGCCCCTGGAAGATCGAAATCAGGCAATGCCCTGTGAAGAAATTGCCGGATCTCCAATTGCCTGCGGGCATCAAACACGCCCGGCTCGTCGCGATCCCAGTGCTGCGGGAGCGCCGTCGCTTTGAAAGAACTTGGAATTTCGGCCAGACGGGCGATGTGTTGCCTGAAAATCGAGCTTGAAGAGGTCATTCGCACAAGGTCCGGCATTGGCGCCCGATGGTCAAGGAACATGGCGCAAAAACGGCTTATCCGTGCCAAGGAAACGTGGCTGCTTCAAACCGGAGCTGCAAAATATGCCCCTCGAGGGCCCGAATTGGAGCCCCGGTCCCGTCTCGACTTGCGTCCAGCAAGTGCCGGTCTCCAGTCCGGCAATGATCTTGAACCACAAGTCCAGAACCCGGGCCGATGCGCTAGCGCTGTCCGTCTCTGGGCTTTTTTTGTCCGGACATTCCGTCGAGCCATTCCGCAGGCGACCGGATGACAACAAAAAACCCGGCGCGAAGGCCGGGTTTTCGAAAGTTCGTGTCTGACCGGAAGATCAGATGCCGAGCCCGCCGAAGCGCTTGTTGAACTTGGAGACGCGGCCGCCGCGGTCCAGGAGCTGCTGCGAACCGCCGGTCCAGGCCGGGTGCGAAGTCGGGTCGATGTCGAGGTTCAGCACATCGCCTTCCTTGCCCCAGGTCGAGCGGGTCTCGTATTCCGTGCCGTCCGTCATGACGACCTTGATCATGTGATAGTCGGGATGAATATCAGCCTTCATAACTCTCGTTCCTGCAAGCTCGTTACCGGGCCGGCTGCCATTGCGCCCGCCGGGCCTATTGAATAAACAAAGCCGTGTGACCGTAAAAAAGCCCACGGCTGTCGATGAGGTTGCGGTCGCTATACAGGAACGTGGGCCGAATAACAAGAGCCGCCTGACGCAATATCGGGCGGGCGCAAGAGTGAAGGAAATTCCCGTGAGCAGCAGTGCCAAGACGAAGGGCGGCAGGGCCGAGGAGCTCCGCCCGCTGACAGCGATCCTGCCCTATATCGCCGCCTATCGCGGCCTGGTTGCCGGCGCGCTGGTGTTCCTTCTCACGGCGTCGCTCGTCACCCTCGCCCTGCCGGTCGCCGTGCGCCGGGTGATCGACCATGGCTTTTCGACCGATGATGCCCAGCTCATCAACAATTATTTCCTGGTGCTGGGCCTGATGGCGCTGGCGCTCGGCGTTTCCAGCGCGCTGCGTTATTTCTTCGTGATGATCCTCGGCGAGCGGGTCGTCACCGACCTCAGACGCGACGTCTTCGCCCACGTCATCCGGCTGTCGCCCGCCTTCTTCGACATCAACCAGTCCGGCGAGATCGTCTCCCGGCTGACGGCCGACACGGTGCAGATCAAGTCGGCCTTCGGCGCGAGCGCCTCGATCGCGCTGCGTAACCTGATCATGGGCCTCGGCGCGCTGGCGATGATGATCTACACCTCGCCGCGTCTTTCCGTGCTGGTGATCGTCGCGATCCCGCTGGTGGTCCTGCCGCTGATTGCCGCAGGCCGCAATGTGCGCACGCGTTCGCGCGCCGCCCAGGACCAGCTTGCCGACGCCACCGCCTATTCCAGCGAGGCGATTGGCGCGACCCGCACGCTGCAGGCCTTCACCGCCGAGACAATGGCGGCAGGGCGCTATGGCCGCAGCGTCGAGAACGCTTTTGCCGCCGCGCGGTCCACGCTCAAGGCGCGGGCCGGGTTGACGGCGGTGGCGATCTCGATGGTGTTCTGCTCGATCACCGCGATCCTCTGGTTCGGCGCGCAATCCGTGCTCTCCGGCACGATGAGCGGCGGCACGCTCGGCCAGTTCCTGCTCTATTCGGTGCTCGCGGCCGGCGCGCTCGGTCAGCTTTCGGAGGTATGGGGCGAGCTTTCGCTGGCTGCGGGCGCCGCCGAACGCCTGAGCGAGCTTCTCATGGAACCATCCGCCATCAAGGCGCCGGCCAATCCCCTGGCGCTGCCCGCAGAGCCGCGCGGGGCGCTTGACGTGCACGACGTCTCCTTCCGCTACCCGACCGGCGGCGCCAAGGCGGGGGCGCTCAACGGCCTGTCTCTTTCCGTGAAGGCCGGCGAAACGGTCGCCGTCGTCGGCCCTTCGGGCGCGGGCAAGAGCACGCTGTTCTCGCTTCTGCTGCGCTTCTACGACCCTGATGAGGGCGAAATCCGCCTCGACGGCGTCGATCTGCGCAAGGCGGATCCGGACGCCGTGCGCGCCCGCTTTGCGCTGGTGCCGCAGGATGTCGCGATCTTTGCCGCCAGCATTCACGACAATATCGCGCTCGGCAAACCGGATGCGACCCGCGACGAGGTGCGTGCCGCGGCCATTGCCGCCCAGGCCGACGGTTTCATCGAAAGGCT from Martelella sp. AD-3 encodes the following:
- a CDS encoding alpha/beta fold hydrolase, encoding MPDLVRMTSSSSIFRQHIARLAEIPSSFKATALPQHWDRDEPGVFDARRQLEIRQFLHRALPDFDLPGAVFDAGGDKVLSVDETEKLPENLALPENGDEGIAFRACNGRLVVLFNLRRHWSSVPDDALWLALELDQAFVEEVTLTSGARLTGSEYQLLGCLLAGFDLKEAAAALNTSYDTKRKQLQVIFQKFDVASQAALTRTLSLRLLGFFTEAFGRRAPASPERTLLRRHYGRDVLVHSVALENGTELPVWEFGDRKGKPCLYFHSLLSPTVLCNDKVKILNRNGLRWLVVPRFFSPGASSAEPSHVLETQTEAVAEYIRHFVGGPVTCVATNAGVSWAVHFAARFPELTECLMLAGVPHPPSMASGSKNRGLQSALTNASRKNPHIFAALVRAYAAIARRPELAGRAYRHGYRESPADLAVIEHYIDTGWALDWLSLIAERSTTSIVADLATNQRDWAAQAKTLPMPVSLLQGAQDKMCPPEVASELATQIAAPLAIVPDAGHLLVVSHFELLAAHLRDAPPEQRAEVKTSGAVSGKKQASCV
- the rpmE gene encoding 50S ribosomal protein L31, with product MKADIHPDYHMIKVVMTDGTEYETRSTWGKEGDVLNLDIDPTSHPAWTGGSQQLLDRGGRVSKFNKRFGGLGI
- a CDS encoding ABC transporter transmembrane domain-containing protein, which codes for MSSSAKTKGGRAEELRPLTAILPYIAAYRGLVAGALVFLLTASLVTLALPVAVRRVIDHGFSTDDAQLINNYFLVLGLMALALGVSSALRYFFVMILGERVVTDLRRDVFAHVIRLSPAFFDINQSGEIVSRLTADTVQIKSAFGASASIALRNLIMGLGALAMMIYTSPRLSVLVIVAIPLVVLPLIAAGRNVRTRSRAAQDQLADATAYSSEAIGATRTLQAFTAETMAAGRYGRSVENAFAAARSTLKARAGLTAVAISMVFCSITAILWFGAQSVLSGTMSGGTLGQFLLYSVLAAGALGQLSEVWGELSLAAGAAERLSELLMEPSAIKAPANPLALPAEPRGALDVHDVSFRYPTGGAKAGALNGLSLSVKAGETVAVVGPSGAGKSTLFSLLLRFYDPDEGEIRLDGVDLRKADPDAVRARFALVPQDVAIFAASIHDNIALGKPDATRDEVRAAAIAAQADGFIERLEDGYDTMAGERGITLSGGQRQRIAIARAVLRDAPVLLLDEATSALDAESETLVQQALGELMKGRTTLVIAHRLATVLSADRILVMDEGHIVEEGTHEELVARNGLYARLARLQFSTEESA